The Oxyura jamaicensis isolate SHBP4307 breed ruddy duck chromosome 8, BPBGC_Ojam_1.0, whole genome shotgun sequence genome has a segment encoding these proteins:
- the LOC118170531 gene encoding 1-phosphatidylinositol phosphodiesterase-like: protein MDAWCRHSAAFDCTPQPAACCPDWMAGLPDALPLSHLSIPGTHDSLSLFGGRRLRCQSWGLEAQLAAGVRFLDVRCKLERGELRVYHLCTFQRASLRGVLRRTLRFLRAHPGEAVLMRIKEELPFFSRPGFAARLQRCLLEEGRGRLWCREEVPTLGQVRGKIVVLEALEQAVLGIPYEQLSISDAWNVLSLERKWARARRHLEAAASGDPTKMHLTFCSGNGLFTCPEEVARFVNPRCYRHLRRRSGQAVRWGVVIMDFPGAGLLRLIVESNAPWASGRVTAERGTPTAPRRRRARALRAAPLGPVSPVPLPAPRVCRTMSAPLGKKSGRSSRVAPRSFRAAAV from the coding sequence ATGGATGCGTGGTGCCGGCACAGCGCGGCGTTCGACTGCACGCCccagccagctgcctgctgccccgACTGGATGGCAGGGCTGCCCGACGCCCTGCCCCTCTCCCACCTCTCCATCCCTGGCACCCACGACTCCCTCAGCCTGTTCGGCGGCCGGCGCCTGCGGTGCCAGAGCTGGGGCCTGGAGGCCCAGCTGGCGGCTGGTGTGCGCTTCTTGGACGTGCGCTGCAAGCTGGAGCGGGGCGAGCTCCGCGTCTACCACCTCTGCACCTTCCAGCGGGCCAGCCTGCGGGGCGTCCTGCGCCGCACCCTGCGCTTCCTCCGCGCCCACCCCGGCGAGGCCGTGCTCATGCGCATCAAGGAGGAGCTGCCCTTCTTCTCCCGGCCTGGCTTTGCCGCCCGGCTCCAGCGCTGCTTGCTGGAGGAGGGACGGGGCCGCCTGTGGTGCCGCGAGGAGGTGCCCACGCTGGGCCAGGTGCGGGGCAAGATCGTGGTGCTGGAGGCGCTGGAGCAGGCGGTGCTGGGCATCCCCTACGAGCAGCTGAGCATCAGCGATGCCTGGAACGTGCTCTCGCTGGAGAGAAAATGGGCCCGAGCGCGGCGACACCTGGAGGCGGCGGCCAGCGGGGACCCCACCAAGATGCACCTCACCTTCTGCTCCGGCAACGGGCTCTTCACCTGCCCCGAGGAGGTGGCCCGCTTCGTCAACCCCCGCTGCTACCGGCACCTGCGGCGCCGGTCGGGGCAGGCGGTGCGCTGGGGGGTGGTCATCATGGACTTCCCCGGGGCAGGCCTCCTCCGGCTCATCGTGGAGAGCAACGCCCCGTGGGCGAGCGGGCGCGTCACGGCAGAACGCGGCACCCCCACGGCACCCCGGCGGCGGAGGGCACGGGCGCTGCGGGCAGCACCGCTGGGGCCGGTGTCCCCCGTgccgctgccagccccacgcGTCTGCCGAACGATGTCGGCGCCCTTGGGGAAGAAGAGTGGCCGTAGCTCCCGTGTGGCACCGCGAAGCTTTCGTGCGGCGGCTGTGTGA
- the RGS5 gene encoding regulator of G-protein signaling 5 isoform X3 encodes MAAASGGSGAGSCFVLGASGATGRALLRELQARRLFARVTVIGRRRLSLAEESGTAVEQVVVDFERLSEHAAAFRGHDVGFCCLGTTRSKAGTDGFVRVDRDYVAQAAELAWAGGCKHFVLQSSQGANEHSRFLYLRVKGEVEKLVRAVGFDRCTILRPAVLLCTRQEFRPMEWITQRVLGAVAWLFPTAYSVPVETVARAMVASVLQPGGGKVEVLENKAIHQLGKAQPQLGT; translated from the exons ATGGCGGCGGCgagcggcggcagcggggccggatcctgctTCGTGCTGGGGGCCTCGGGGGCGACGGGCCGGGCGCTGCTGCGGGAGCTGCAGGCACGGCGGCTCTTCGCCAGGGTGACGGTGATCGGGCGGCGCCGCCTGAGCCTGGCCGAGGAGAGCGGCACGGCCGTG gagcaggtggtGGTGGACTTTGAGCGGCTGAGCGAGCACGCTGCCGCCTTCCGGGGCCACGACGTGGGCTTCTGCTGCCTGGGCACCACCCGGAGCAAGGCGGGCACG GATGGCTTCGTCCGTGTGGACCGGGACTACGTGgcgcaggcagcagagctggcatgggcagggggctgcaaaCACTTTGTCCTGCAGTCCTCGCAGGGCGCCAATGAGCACAGCCGCTTCCTCTACCTGCGGGTGAAG GGAGAAGTGGAGAAGCTGGTCCGGGCCGTTGGCTTTGATCGCTGCACCATTCTCCGGCCAGC GGTGCTGCTGTGCACGCGCCAGGAGTTCCGCCCCATGGAGTGGATCACCCAGCGCGTTCTGGGAGCCGTGGCCTGGCTCTTCCCCACCGCTTACTCGGTGCCCGTGGAAACAGTGGCGAGGGCAATGGTGGCCAGCGTGCTGCAGCCGGGCGGGGGGaaggtggaggtgctggagAACAAGGCCATCCATCAGCTGGGAAAggcacagccacagctgggCACGTAG
- the RGS5 gene encoding regulator of G-protein signaling 5 isoform X2 — translation MAAASGGSGAGSCFVLGASGATGRALLRELQARRLFARVTVIGRRRLSLAEESGTAVVVVDFERLSEHAAAFRGHDVGFCCLGTTRSKAGTDGFVRVDRDYVAQAAELAWAGGCKHFVLQSSQGANEHSRFLYLRVKGEVEKLVRAVGFDRCTILRPAAKEIKTKLGTLLQKPDSAIDFIVPYPEKPEKPAKAQKPSPEEALQWRDSLEKLLQNPYGLASFRSFLRSEFSEENAEFWVACEDYKKTKSPVKMAEKAKRIYEEFIQTEAPKEVNIDHFTKAMTMKNLVEPSPSSFDMAQKRIFALMEKDSLPRFVRSEFYQELIK, via the exons ATGGCGGCGGCgagcggcggcagcggggccggatcctgctTCGTGCTGGGGGCCTCGGGGGCGACGGGCCGGGCGCTGCTGCGGGAGCTGCAGGCACGGCGGCTCTTCGCCAGGGTGACGGTGATCGGGCGGCGCCGCCTGAGCCTGGCCGAGGAGAGCGGCACGGCCGTG gtggtGGTGGACTTTGAGCGGCTGAGCGAGCACGCTGCCGCCTTCCGGGGCCACGACGTGGGCTTCTGCTGCCTGGGCACCACCCGGAGCAAGGCGGGCACG GATGGCTTCGTCCGTGTGGACCGGGACTACGTGgcgcaggcagcagagctggcatgggcagggggctgcaaaCACTTTGTCCTGCAGTCCTCGCAGGGCGCCAATGAGCACAGCCGCTTCCTCTACCTGCGGGTGAAG GGAGAAGTGGAGAAGCTGGTCCGGGCCGTTGGCTTTGATCGCTGCACCATTCTCCGGCCAGC GGCCAAGGAGATCAAGACTAAGCTGGGCACACTCCTCCAGAAGCCCGACTCGGCCATCGACTTCATCGTCCCCTACCCAGAGAAGCCGGAGAAGCCGGCCAAGGCCCAGAA GCCATCCCCGGAGGAGGCTCTGCAGTGGCGTGACTCCCTGGAGAAGCTCCTGCAAAACCCCT ACGGGCTCGCCAGCTTCCGCAGCTTCTTGCGCTCCGAGTTCAGCGAGGAGAACGCCGAGTTCTGGGTGGCCTGCGAGGACTACAAGAAGACCAAGTCCCCCGTGAAGATGGCGGAGAAGGCTAAGAGGATCTACGAGGAGTTCATCCAGACCGAGGCGCCCAAAGAG GTGAACATTGACCATTTCACCAAGGCCATGACCATGAAGAACCTGGTGGAGCCATCGCCGAGCAGCTTCGACATGGCCCAGAAGAGGATCTTTGCCCTGATGGAGAAAGACTCCCTGCCCAGATTCGTGCGGTCGGAGTTTTACCAGGAGTTAATCAAGTAG
- the RGS5 gene encoding regulator of G-protein signaling 5 isoform X1, with amino-acid sequence MAAASGGSGAGSCFVLGASGATGRALLRELQARRLFARVTVIGRRRLSLAEESGTAVEQVVVDFERLSEHAAAFRGHDVGFCCLGTTRSKAGTDGFVRVDRDYVAQAAELAWAGGCKHFVLQSSQGANEHSRFLYLRVKGEVEKLVRAVGFDRCTILRPAAKEIKTKLGTLLQKPDSAIDFIVPYPEKPEKPAKAQKPSPEEALQWRDSLEKLLQNPYGLASFRSFLRSEFSEENAEFWVACEDYKKTKSPVKMAEKAKRIYEEFIQTEAPKEVNIDHFTKAMTMKNLVEPSPSSFDMAQKRIFALMEKDSLPRFVRSEFYQELIK; translated from the exons ATGGCGGCGGCgagcggcggcagcggggccggatcctgctTCGTGCTGGGGGCCTCGGGGGCGACGGGCCGGGCGCTGCTGCGGGAGCTGCAGGCACGGCGGCTCTTCGCCAGGGTGACGGTGATCGGGCGGCGCCGCCTGAGCCTGGCCGAGGAGAGCGGCACGGCCGTG gagcaggtggtGGTGGACTTTGAGCGGCTGAGCGAGCACGCTGCCGCCTTCCGGGGCCACGACGTGGGCTTCTGCTGCCTGGGCACCACCCGGAGCAAGGCGGGCACG GATGGCTTCGTCCGTGTGGACCGGGACTACGTGgcgcaggcagcagagctggcatgggcagggggctgcaaaCACTTTGTCCTGCAGTCCTCGCAGGGCGCCAATGAGCACAGCCGCTTCCTCTACCTGCGGGTGAAG GGAGAAGTGGAGAAGCTGGTCCGGGCCGTTGGCTTTGATCGCTGCACCATTCTCCGGCCAGC GGCCAAGGAGATCAAGACTAAGCTGGGCACACTCCTCCAGAAGCCCGACTCGGCCATCGACTTCATCGTCCCCTACCCAGAGAAGCCGGAGAAGCCGGCCAAGGCCCAGAA GCCATCCCCGGAGGAGGCTCTGCAGTGGCGTGACTCCCTGGAGAAGCTCCTGCAAAACCCCT ACGGGCTCGCCAGCTTCCGCAGCTTCTTGCGCTCCGAGTTCAGCGAGGAGAACGCCGAGTTCTGGGTGGCCTGCGAGGACTACAAGAAGACCAAGTCCCCCGTGAAGATGGCGGAGAAGGCTAAGAGGATCTACGAGGAGTTCATCCAGACCGAGGCGCCCAAAGAG GTGAACATTGACCATTTCACCAAGGCCATGACCATGAAGAACCTGGTGGAGCCATCGCCGAGCAGCTTCGACATGGCCCAGAAGAGGATCTTTGCCCTGATGGAGAAAGACTCCCTGCCCAGATTCGTGCGGTCGGAGTTTTACCAGGAGTTAATCAAGTAG
- the RGS5 gene encoding regulator of G-protein signaling 5 isoform X4 — MCKGLAALPHTCLERAKEIKTKLGTLLQKPDSAIDFIVPYPEKPEKPAKAQKPSPEEALQWRDSLEKLLQNPYGLASFRSFLRSEFSEENAEFWVACEDYKKTKSPVKMAEKAKRIYEEFIQTEAPKEVNIDHFTKAMTMKNLVEPSPSSFDMAQKRIFALMEKDSLPRFVRSEFYQELIK, encoded by the exons ATGTGCAAAGGGCTGGCCGCGCTGCCCCACACGTGCCTGGAGAG GGCCAAGGAGATCAAGACTAAGCTGGGCACACTCCTCCAGAAGCCCGACTCGGCCATCGACTTCATCGTCCCCTACCCAGAGAAGCCGGAGAAGCCGGCCAAGGCCCAGAA GCCATCCCCGGAGGAGGCTCTGCAGTGGCGTGACTCCCTGGAGAAGCTCCTGCAAAACCCCT ACGGGCTCGCCAGCTTCCGCAGCTTCTTGCGCTCCGAGTTCAGCGAGGAGAACGCCGAGTTCTGGGTGGCCTGCGAGGACTACAAGAAGACCAAGTCCCCCGTGAAGATGGCGGAGAAGGCTAAGAGGATCTACGAGGAGTTCATCCAGACCGAGGCGCCCAAAGAG GTGAACATTGACCATTTCACCAAGGCCATGACCATGAAGAACCTGGTGGAGCCATCGCCGAGCAGCTTCGACATGGCCCAGAAGAGGATCTTTGCCCTGATGGAGAAAGACTCCCTGCCCAGATTCGTGCGGTCGGAGTTTTACCAGGAGTTAATCAAGTAG